The Arthrobacter sp. V1I7 genome includes a region encoding these proteins:
- a CDS encoding DUF3040 domain-containing protein: MSHSPLSQHEKSLLEQLEKQFKEDDPIFANAMEPEPARKRSALRLAIGPTSIAAGILLVVLGATLQGAVPAVLVGVLGFATMIAGGHFAVQHTSGGRNKVGAPVIVPADSVGGQKAGKDCRFFKDGVGHLALCSLFWCV, encoded by the coding sequence ATGTCCCACAGCCCCCTCTCGCAACACGAAAAGAGTCTGCTTGAGCAGCTCGAGAAACAGTTCAAAGAGGACGACCCCATATTCGCCAACGCAATGGAACCGGAGCCGGCACGTAAGCGGTCCGCCCTCCGCCTTGCCATCGGCCCGACTTCCATCGCGGCCGGCATACTGCTCGTGGTGCTGGGTGCAACACTTCAGGGCGCCGTTCCGGCCGTCCTTGTCGGTGTCCTGGGCTTTGCCACGATGATCGCTGGAGGGCATTTCGCCGTGCAGCACACCTCGGGAGGCAGAAACAAAGTAGGTGCCCCCGTCATTGTGCCAGCGGACTCAGTCGGAGGCCAAAAGGCGGGAAAGGACTGCCGCTTCTTCAAGGACGGCGTCGGCCACCTGGCCCTGTGCAGCTTGTTTTGGTGCGTGTAG